The following coding sequences are from one Psychrobacter sp. AH5 window:
- a CDS encoding cell division protein ZapA — translation MTDNRTDTQNASNEKGTKLETKPADKSASSVSKDNKAADNSANKSASTKPAAPQIKKLDIVIAGTTYAIFCPADEEDELRAAENYLNTFASNIKKDAPNLNQENLLVLSCLNLYEKINAHKTSESEHQQQSKQNEQLLNKIMQEAHSIL, via the coding sequence ATGACTGATAACCGTACCGATACTCAAAACGCTAGCAACGAAAAAGGCACTAAGCTTGAGACAAAACCAGCGGACAAGAGCGCTAGCTCTGTGAGTAAAGACAATAAAGCTGCTGATAACAGTGCTAATAAAAGCGCTAGTACCAAACCTGCTGCGCCGCAAATCAAAAAGCTCGATATCGTCATTGCTGGCACTACGTATGCTATTTTTTGCCCGGCCGATGAAGAGGACGAGCTAAGAGCCGCTGAAAACTATCTTAATACCTTCGCTAGTAATATCAAAAAAGATGCGCCAAATTTAAATCAAGAAAATCTGTTAGTGCTTTCTTGCTTAAACTTATATGAAAAGATTAATGCGCACAAAACTAGCGAGTCTGAGCATCAGCAGCAAAGCAAACAAAACGAGCAATTATTAAATAAAATAATGCAAGAAGCGCATTCTATACTTTAG
- a CDS encoding UPF0149 family protein, whose amino-acid sequence MNDNISGWNTWSEAFENWTDVTISEIHGLMTGLMTACHAPDEAGWAAVLSELSFEALPQEALTLLTEEAEDTVFQLKDKDDAYAYTPLVPDDEHDLYERVMALKQWANGFMTGFGITDCSLTSEENEMLSDLAKIGAIRLAEDEDFEGGEESYLYIYEFARMIPVSFATRQRKPVKELALIAGLPIDAKTTKELQAEGKLPKPMPPVIDIMNQNNPS is encoded by the coding sequence ATGAATGATAACATCTCAGGCTGGAACACTTGGTCAGAAGCTTTTGAGAACTGGACGGATGTGACTATTAGTGAGATACACGGTTTGATGACTGGGCTGATGACCGCTTGTCATGCGCCTGATGAAGCAGGATGGGCAGCGGTATTAAGCGAGCTGAGCTTTGAAGCTTTACCACAAGAGGCCCTAACCCTACTGACCGAAGAGGCAGAGGACACCGTCTTTCAGCTAAAAGATAAGGACGATGCTTACGCCTATACGCCGTTAGTGCCTGATGATGAACACGATTTGTACGAGCGTGTGATGGCATTGAAACAGTGGGCTAATGGTTTTATGACCGGGTTTGGCATTACAGATTGTAGTTTGACTAGCGAAGAGAACGAGATGCTCTCAGACTTGGCCAAGATTGGCGCTATTCGCTTAGCAGAGGATGAGGATTTTGAAGGCGGCGAGGAGTCCTACCTTTATATTTATGAGTTTGCGCGGATGATACCAGTGAGCTTTGCTACGCGCCAGCGTAAACCAGTCAAAGAGCTAGCCTTGATTGCCGGCTTGCCAATAGATGCCAAAACTACTAAAGAGCTACAGGCTGAAGGCAAACTGCCTAAACCTATGCCGCCGGTTATCGATATTATGAATCAAAATAATCCTTCTTGA
- a CDS encoding nucleoside deaminase codes for MINDDDKKHLKRCIELATEALEAGDEPFGSVLVSADGVVLNEDRNRANSVDATYHPEIAVARWAAKNMTSEDRAKAVVYTSGEHCAMCSAAHAWAGLGRIVYISSSKQLGEWLQEMGIESTSPINSLAIQQVAPNIPVEGPIAGLDEQVKRLQQRSMQKG; via the coding sequence ATGATAAATGATGACGATAAAAAACACCTTAAGCGCTGTATTGAGCTGGCGACAGAAGCTTTAGAGGCAGGGGATGAGCCTTTTGGTAGTGTATTGGTTAGTGCCGATGGCGTCGTGCTGAACGAGGATCGCAACCGTGCCAATAGCGTTGATGCCACTTATCATCCTGAGATTGCCGTCGCGCGCTGGGCGGCGAAAAACATGACTAGTGAGGATCGGGCAAAAGCGGTGGTCTACACCTCAGGAGAGCACTGCGCCATGTGCTCAGCCGCGCATGCTTGGGCCGGTCTTGGCCGCATCGTTTATATCAGCTCATCGAAGCAATTAGGCGAGTGGCTGCAGGAGATGGGTATAGAATCAACCTCTCCAATCAATTCTTTAGCTATTCAACAGGTCGCGCCAAATATACCTGTCGAAGGGCCGATTGCAGGTCTGGATGAGCAAGTAAAAAGATTGCAACAACGCTCAATGCAAAAAGGCTAA
- the argE gene encoding acetylornithine deacetylase, whose amino-acid sequence MSVNPDYKSSKQIMSNSNTASNSVLSINAPSNNTPSISYPNNSIDWLTRLIGFDTVSRHSNLALISEVESYCKDLGLTVALTFNETQDKANLFVTVPAGKDADITSGGLVLSGHTDVVPVDGQDWSSDPFEAIIRGDKLYGRGSCDMKGFIACALNLLPKAVELSNNGQLRRPLHLALSFDEEVGCLGAPLILADLKARGITPDYCIVGEPTLMTMVVAHKGIAVYRCRVHGKSAHSSLTHQGVNAISYASRLVGYVDSLADEFTSREDNDELFDVPYSTLSVGTIHGGSATNIVPNLCEFTFDYRNLPHMTQDDILAPIQAKIAELNAQMQARAPETGIELLQEESVPAMTDSSNDELQQLIAALTQDQKRHKVAYATEGGQFTNAGIPTIICGPGSIEQAHKADEFVALSEIKRCDEFLQKLLNSCMV is encoded by the coding sequence ATGTCTGTCAACCCTGATTATAAAAGCAGCAAGCAAATTATGTCGAACTCTAATACTGCTAGTAACAGTGTTCTTAGTATCAATGCTCCTAGTAACAATACTCCTAGTATCAGTTATCCTAATAACAGTATCGATTGGCTGACGCGCCTAATTGGCTTTGATACCGTCAGTCGTCATTCAAACCTAGCCCTTATTAGTGAGGTAGAGTCTTACTGTAAGGATTTAGGCTTGACCGTTGCTTTGACCTTTAATGAGACGCAAGATAAGGCCAATTTATTTGTCACCGTACCGGCGGGTAAAGATGCTGATATTACTAGTGGCGGCTTAGTATTGTCCGGTCATACCGATGTGGTGCCAGTCGATGGTCAAGATTGGAGCTCCGATCCATTTGAGGCGATAATTCGCGGTGACAAGCTTTATGGACGCGGATCTTGCGATATGAAGGGCTTTATTGCTTGTGCCCTAAATTTGCTACCAAAAGCGGTGGAGTTATCAAACAACGGTCAATTACGTCGTCCCCTACATTTAGCTTTATCTTTTGATGAAGAAGTGGGCTGCCTAGGCGCACCATTGATACTAGCTGATCTAAAAGCTCGCGGTATTACCCCTGATTATTGTATCGTCGGTGAGCCGACTTTGATGACGATGGTGGTCGCCCATAAAGGCATTGCCGTTTATCGTTGCCGCGTTCATGGTAAATCAGCGCATTCTTCCTTGACTCATCAAGGCGTTAACGCGATCAGTTATGCCAGTCGTTTGGTTGGCTATGTCGATAGCTTAGCTGATGAGTTCACTAGCCGGGAGGATAATGATGAATTATTTGATGTGCCTTATTCGACGCTGTCGGTAGGCACTATTCACGGCGGCAGTGCGACCAATATTGTACCCAATCTTTGCGAGTTTACTTTTGATTATCGTAACCTGCCGCATATGACGCAAGACGATATTCTCGCGCCTATTCAAGCCAAAATTGCTGAATTAAACGCCCAGATGCAAGCGCGCGCGCCGGAGACAGGCATTGAGCTACTGCAAGAAGAGAGCGTACCGGCAATGACCGATAGTAGCAATGACGAGCTGCAACAACTAATAGCGGCACTTACTCAAGACCAGAAACGTCATAAAGTGGCTTATGCTACCGAAGGCGGTCAGTTCACTAATGCCGGTATTCCGACTATTATTTGTGGGCCTGGCAGTATTGAGCAGGCGCATAAAGCTGATGAATTTGTGGCCCTGAGCGAGATTAAGCGCTGTGATGAATTTTTGCAAAAGTTATTAAATAGTTGCATGGTTTAA
- a CDS encoding LysE family translocator, whose translation MSWHLFTIFFVSTFFISATPGPNMLLAFQYGLNYGVKRTLWTLAGLSLGLFILLLSTLLGLDVISRQQPWALEVIKTVGAIYLIYLGVMSWRDTGNSSLMEDARTVSAEVAADYLDSDCNSSNGNGSIGFASVGAAKQKPRSLSSAAVKISPTNLTLFRTGVWVSLSNPKAILFFAAFFPKFINFSAPLWPQYIFLTLGLFLSETIWQIIYTLGGKQLAGWLDVGNRLTWLNRACGIIFMVIAAALLVEVASHFIN comes from the coding sequence ATGTCTTGGCATCTATTTACGATATTTTTTGTTAGTACCTTTTTTATCTCAGCCACTCCAGGCCCTAACATGCTGTTAGCCTTTCAATACGGGCTAAATTATGGCGTAAAACGTACCCTTTGGACATTGGCAGGCTTGAGTCTGGGTCTGTTTATTTTACTGTTATCAACGCTGCTAGGCTTGGATGTTATTAGTCGTCAACAGCCCTGGGCCTTAGAGGTTATCAAAACCGTCGGCGCGATCTATCTTATTTATTTGGGCGTTATGTCATGGCGCGATACGGGTAATAGTAGCTTGATGGAAGATGCTCGCACTGTGAGTGCTGAAGTAGCGGCAGATTACTTAGATAGTGACTGCAATAGTAGTAATGGTAATGGTAGTATTGGTTTTGCTAGTGTAGGTGCTGCAAAGCAAAAGCCGCGCTCCTTGTCCAGCGCGGCAGTTAAGATTAGTCCTACTAATCTAACGTTATTTCGTACAGGCGTTTGGGTGTCATTGTCTAATCCCAAAGCTATCTTATTCTTTGCCGCTTTTTTCCCCAAATTTATCAATTTTAGCGCGCCGCTTTGGCCACAGTATATCTTTCTTACTCTAGGGCTATTCTTGAGCGAAACTATTTGGCAAATCATTTATACATTAGGTGGTAAGCAATTAGCAGGCTGGCTTGATGTGGGCAATCGTTTAACTTGGCTTAATCGAGCCTGTGGGATTATCTTTATGGTAATTGCCGCCGCTTTATTAGTTGAAGTCGCTAGCCACTTTATAAATTAA
- a CDS encoding RtcB family protein — protein sequence MSIQLVLNKSGKHGVPVKIYTTDVEQSAMQQLRNLAQLEFIHSHIAVMPDVHVGKGATVGSVIPTKSAIIPAAVGVDIGCGMNAVRLSLTASDLPDSLKPLRLAIEQQVPVGFNMHKQIQAKNSTLDPLAKRLKPITDKHPGLLKMLRGFERTWAKQLGTLGGGNHFIELCLDENQDVWVMLHSGSRGIGNCIGQYFINLAKKERQARFGHVPDSDLSYFAEGSDSFADYLEAVEWAQDYALENRREMMRLIIKVLQSPQAGLPRFALTKEAINCHHNYVNEEMHFGEQVYVTRKGAISAYAGELGIIPGSMGAKSFIVRGLGNDESFCSCSHGAGRRMSRGKATRAFTIDELKAQTAGVECRKDKGVIDEIPGAYKDIDEVMANQSDLVEVVHTLKQVMCIKG from the coding sequence ATGAGCATTCAATTAGTATTAAATAAAAGTGGCAAACATGGTGTTCCGGTGAAGATTTATACCACTGATGTGGAACAAAGCGCCATGCAACAACTGCGTAATCTAGCCCAGTTAGAGTTTATTCACTCACACATTGCGGTGATGCCTGATGTGCACGTTGGCAAAGGCGCGACGGTCGGCAGTGTGATTCCAACTAAATCTGCCATTATTCCAGCAGCGGTCGGTGTTGATATTGGCTGCGGCATGAACGCGGTGCGCTTATCACTAACGGCAAGCGATCTGCCCGATAGCTTAAAGCCGCTACGCTTGGCGATTGAGCAACAAGTGCCTGTGGGCTTTAACATGCATAAGCAAATTCAAGCCAAAAACTCTACTTTAGATCCACTGGCCAAACGCCTAAAGCCGATTACCGACAAGCACCCAGGATTACTCAAAATGCTCAGAGGTTTTGAGCGCACTTGGGCAAAGCAGCTCGGCACCTTAGGCGGCGGTAATCATTTTATTGAGCTGTGTCTGGATGAAAACCAAGATGTCTGGGTGATGTTGCATTCGGGCAGTCGCGGTATTGGTAATTGTATTGGTCAATACTTTATTAATTTGGCTAAAAAAGAGCGGCAAGCACGCTTTGGTCATGTGCCTGATAGCGACTTATCTTACTTTGCCGAGGGCTCCGATAGCTTTGCTGATTATCTTGAGGCGGTCGAGTGGGCGCAGGATTACGCGCTAGAGAATCGCCGTGAGATGATGCGTTTGATTATCAAGGTATTGCAATCGCCGCAAGCAGGCTTGCCAAGGTTTGCCCTGACCAAAGAGGCGATTAATTGTCATCATAACTATGTCAATGAAGAGATGCACTTTGGCGAGCAAGTCTACGTCACTCGTAAAGGCGCTATTAGTGCTTACGCAGGCGAGCTAGGCATTATCCCCGGATCAATGGGCGCAAAGTCCTTTATCGTGCGCGGCCTTGGCAATGACGAGTCGTTTTGTTCCTGCTCGCATGGTGCTGGGCGACGTATGAGCCGAGGTAAAGCGACGCGTGCTTTTACTATCGATGAGCTAAAAGCACAAACCGCTGGCGTTGAATGTCGCAAGGACAAAGGCGTTATCGATGAGATACCGGGCGCTTATAAAGACATCGATGAGGTGATGGCCAATCAAAGCGACTTAGTGGAAGTGGTGCATACCCTAAAGCAGGTGATGTGTATAAAAGGCTAG
- the miaB gene encoding tRNA (N6-isopentenyl adenosine(37)-C2)-methylthiotransferase MiaB — translation MSVTVFDPRNDDTVIANLEVTTPAIDALKETHAVAAPVNAQVKKVFITTQGCQMNVYDSDKMLDVLGDSHGMEVTHDIDEADVLLMNTCSIREKAQEKVFSELGRWRKLKEKRPDLVIGVGGCVASQEGDNIQKRAPYVDMVFGPQTLHRLPELYDQSNEQKNIAPKNRIGTIDISFPSIEKFDFLPEPKVDGFKAFVSIMEGCSKYCSFCVVPYTRGEELSRPLDDVLAEIDSLAEQGVREINLLGQNVNGYRGQKDDGSICRFAELLHYVSHIDGVERIRYTTSHPLEFTDDIIDAYAQLPELVSHLHLPVQSGSNAILAAMKRNHTIDVYINQINKLKAVRPDIHLSSDFIIGFPGETNEDFQDTLNLAKELNFDHSYSFIYSKRPGTPAAELTDDVSFATKKARLAEFQKVIIDSTLAKSHEMVGTTTRVLVEQVADRHPDCLIGTADNTRTVMFKYDLDKMDELLGKIVSVRVTDFVSPHMVKGELVEVLA, via the coding sequence ATGAGTGTTACTGTATTTGATCCCCGCAACGATGACACGGTTATTGCTAACTTGGAGGTCACAACGCCTGCTATTGACGCACTCAAAGAGACTCACGCTGTAGCCGCTCCGGTCAATGCACAGGTAAAAAAGGTCTTTATCACCACGCAAGGCTGTCAGATGAACGTTTATGATTCTGACAAAATGCTTGATGTGCTCGGTGATAGTCATGGTATGGAGGTCACGCACGATATTGATGAAGCGGATGTCTTGTTGATGAATACTTGCTCTATTCGCGAAAAAGCGCAAGAAAAGGTATTTTCAGAGCTGGGTCGCTGGCGCAAACTTAAAGAAAAACGTCCTGATTTAGTGATTGGCGTGGGCGGCTGCGTCGCCTCGCAAGAAGGTGATAATATCCAAAAGCGCGCGCCTTATGTCGATATGGTGTTTGGTCCGCAGACTTTGCATCGTTTGCCTGAGCTCTACGATCAGTCTAATGAGCAAAAAAACATCGCCCCAAAAAACCGCATCGGCACTATCGATATCTCTTTTCCTAGCATTGAGAAGTTTGACTTTTTGCCTGAGCCTAAAGTTGACGGGTTTAAAGCCTTTGTCTCCATCATGGAGGGCTGCTCAAAGTATTGCTCATTTTGCGTGGTCCCTTATACGCGCGGTGAAGAGCTATCACGTCCGCTTGATGATGTGCTCGCAGAGATTGATAGTCTTGCTGAGCAAGGCGTACGCGAGATTAATCTATTAGGTCAAAACGTCAATGGCTATCGCGGTCAAAAAGACGATGGCAGTATTTGCCGTTTTGCAGAATTACTGCATTATGTCTCGCACATCGATGGCGTTGAGCGTATTCGCTATACCACCAGCCATCCGCTAGAGTTCACCGACGATATTATCGATGCTTACGCGCAGTTGCCTGAGCTGGTCTCGCATTTGCATTTGCCGGTTCAAAGCGGTTCAAACGCTATCCTTGCGGCGATGAAACGCAATCATACTATCGACGTCTATATTAATCAGATTAATAAGCTCAAAGCGGTACGCCCTGATATTCATCTATCGAGCGACTTTATTATTGGCTTCCCCGGTGAGACCAATGAGGATTTTCAAGATACGCTAAATTTGGCTAAAGAATTAAACTTCGACCATTCGTACAGCTTTATTTATTCTAAGCGTCCAGGCACTCCAGCAGCAGAGCTAACTGATGATGTCAGCTTTGCTACCAAAAAAGCACGTCTAGCAGAATTTCAAAAAGTGATTATCGATTCGACATTAGCCAAATCGCATGAGATGGTTGGCACTACCACTCGAGTGCTGGTCGAGCAAGTCGCCGATCGTCATCCTGACTGCCTAATCGGTACCGCGGATAATACCCGTACAGTAATGTTCAAATATGACTTAGATAAAATGGATGAGCTACTCGGTAAAATTGTCAGCGTGCGTGTGACCGATTTTGTTAGTCCGCATATGGTGAAAGGTGAGCTGGTTGAGGTGTTGGCTTAA
- a CDS encoding transglycosylase SLT domain-containing protein has protein sequence MGALGLSQVACAELTWGEGESLEQSATSYSTNSYQSEGYQSGSFQSSSDIDLFNAAAQAENRGDVSALYGYEQSMSGGLFAMYPTYWRMNLDLNSQSAASVSQFVRQYPNTVMAEKLVADFAETKAGANDYAAVRQVANLITNADSSERCAIALGFNNGGDTIRAMAAKSDVWLTTKKQPALCDQLAMEMNNNALISNQDRVSRLKRMLRKGKTGDIMALSSRLGTPIPYSALSEIQLSPSSFFSKFTREPVSQTNQYLYLYALGRLADKSYREAALQLDFDIKQDNQRSRRLLNEDTRRYAYRIIGVKRMNYNTDDGFNSEAVDWFRASLDNDFNFEEAEDYAIAAIRFSRWDDVVEAISKMDSETQKSNQWQYWLARAYEQSSDTNKRSTAKRMYQQLAKSNDYYGLMAKDKVGQRFDASRLGGNNLPNISSSERARVMQDPNFARAFALYNGDANRSFANREWNWAVKVARDKRDDNLIVAAARVAYDMGWLDRAIYAIDNTDRVDSLALSHPMPHQSAVVRYSRDAGIDPAWAYGIMRQESRFVPSARSNVGASGLMQVMPDTAKYIARNLGETYSASRANSGDTNIRYGTWYMGDILGKLNYQPVLATAGYNAGPNNAKRWQPVYGSLAADQYVESIAYPETRNYVKHVMENATIYSSLLGRPQAITERMGVVPAGF, from the coding sequence ATGGGGGCGCTAGGCTTATCACAAGTCGCTTGTGCTGAATTGACATGGGGTGAGGGCGAGAGCTTAGAGCAATCCGCTACTTCTTATTCAACCAATAGTTATCAGTCAGAGGGTTATCAGTCAGGCAGCTTTCAATCAAGTAGTGACATTGACTTATTCAACGCGGCGGCGCAAGCTGAAAATCGCGGCGATGTCAGCGCCTTATATGGTTATGAGCAATCGATGAGTGGGGGGCTATTTGCGATGTATCCCACTTATTGGCGGATGAATTTAGATCTAAATTCTCAAAGCGCTGCTAGCGTCTCGCAGTTTGTACGTCAGTATCCAAACACCGTCATGGCAGAAAAACTAGTAGCTGATTTTGCTGAGACCAAAGCGGGTGCCAATGATTATGCTGCCGTGCGGCAAGTGGCTAATTTGATTACTAATGCCGATAGCTCTGAGCGCTGCGCTATTGCCTTAGGGTTCAATAATGGCGGTGACACTATTCGTGCTATGGCGGCTAAGTCCGATGTTTGGCTCACCACCAAAAAGCAGCCCGCTTTATGTGATCAGCTAGCGATGGAGATGAATAACAACGCGCTAATTAGTAATCAAGACCGGGTTTCTCGGCTTAAACGTATGCTACGTAAGGGTAAGACTGGTGATATCATGGCGTTATCTTCGCGCTTAGGTACGCCTATTCCTTATTCCGCTTTAAGCGAGATTCAGCTGAGTCCATCGTCTTTTTTTAGTAAGTTTACAAGAGAGCCGGTAAGCCAAACCAATCAGTACCTTTATCTTTATGCGTTAGGGCGTTTGGCGGACAAGTCTTATCGTGAAGCTGCGCTACAATTAGACTTTGATATCAAGCAAGACAATCAGCGCAGCAGACGTCTATTAAACGAGGACACGCGCCGCTATGCTTATCGCATTATCGGGGTCAAGCGTATGAATTATAATACTGATGACGGTTTTAACAGCGAGGCAGTCGATTGGTTCCGCGCCAGCTTAGATAATGATTTTAATTTTGAAGAAGCAGAAGACTACGCTATTGCTGCCATTCGTTTTAGTCGTTGGGACGATGTGGTGGAGGCTATCTCCAAGATGGATAGTGAGACCCAAAAGTCCAATCAATGGCAATATTGGTTAGCGCGCGCTTATGAGCAATCAAGCGATACTAATAAGCGCAGCACTGCCAAAAGAATGTATCAACAATTAGCCAAGAGTAACGATTATTATGGTCTAATGGCCAAAGACAAAGTAGGTCAACGCTTTGACGCTAGTCGTTTGGGCGGCAATAATCTGCCTAATATAAGTAGCAGTGAGCGTGCTCGAGTGATGCAAGATCCTAACTTTGCTCGCGCTTTTGCGCTCTATAATGGCGATGCCAATCGCTCTTTTGCTAATCGTGAGTGGAACTGGGCGGTGAAGGTTGCGCGTGATAAGCGCGATGACAATCTGATCGTTGCAGCCGCGCGAGTAGCCTATGATATGGGCTGGCTTGACCGCGCCATTTATGCCATTGACAATACCGATAGAGTCGATAGCTTAGCGCTTTCTCATCCGATGCCGCATCAAAGCGCGGTAGTTCGTTATAGCCGTGATGCGGGTATTGATCCGGCGTGGGCTTATGGTATCATGCGTCAAGAAAGCCGATTTGTACCCTCAGCACGCTCTAACGTTGGTGCTAGCGGCTTGATGCAAGTGATGCCAGATACTGCAAAATATATTGCTCGTAATTTAGGCGAAACTTATAGCGCTAGCCGCGCCAACAGCGGCGATACCAATATTCGCTATGGGACTTGGTATATGGGCGATATCTTAGGTAAGCTTAATTATCAGCCGGTGCTTGCAACCGCAGGCTATAATGCAGGTCCCAATAATGCCAAACGTTGGCAGCCTGTTTATGGCTCGCTTGCAGCCGATCAGTATGTTGAGTCTATCGCTTATCCTGAGACGCGCAACTATGTCAAACATGTGATGGAAAATGCTACCATCTACAGTAGTTTATTGGGTCGTCCGCAAGCGATTACCGAGCGTATGGGCGTCGTTCCGGCAGGCTTTTAG
- a CDS encoding malate dehydrogenase: MKQPLRVAVTGAAGNISYSMLFRIASGEMLGKDQPVILQLLEITPALDALKGVVMELQDCAFPLLADIVQTDDATVAFKDADYALLVGARPRGPGMERKDLLEANAAIFSAQGKALNDVASRDVKVLVVGNPANTNAVIAQRNAPDLDPRNFTAMTRLDHNRAIAQLAEKTDSTVNDVKKMIIWGNHSSTQYPDLTECTVNGKPALDLVDRDWYENTYIPEVQQRGAAIIKARGASSAASAANAAIAHMRTWAMGTDENDWVSMGVYSNGEYGIAKGLIYSFPCTCKDGDWSIVEGVDVSSDFSKEKMAATEQELSEERDAVSHLLP, encoded by the coding sequence ATGAAACAGCCTTTACGTGTTGCCGTCACTGGTGCTGCTGGTAATATCAGCTACTCTATGTTATTCCGTATTGCTTCTGGTGAGATGCTAGGTAAAGATCAGCCAGTCATTTTGCAATTGCTAGAGATTACTCCAGCACTTGATGCGCTAAAAGGCGTCGTCATGGAATTGCAAGATTGTGCTTTCCCATTATTAGCCGATATCGTACAGACTGATGACGCTACTGTCGCTTTTAAAGACGCAGATTATGCACTACTGGTAGGCGCGCGTCCTCGTGGCCCAGGTATGGAGCGTAAGGATCTATTAGAAGCTAACGCCGCTATTTTCTCAGCGCAAGGTAAAGCATTAAATGACGTTGCTAGCCGTGATGTCAAAGTCTTAGTCGTGGGTAACCCTGCCAATACTAATGCCGTTATCGCTCAGCGTAATGCACCAGATCTAGACCCACGTAACTTTACGGCGATGACTCGTTTGGATCATAACCGCGCTATCGCCCAGTTGGCTGAGAAGACGGACAGCACGGTTAATGACGTGAAAAAAATGATCATCTGGGGCAATCACTCCTCAACTCAGTATCCGGATCTAACCGAATGTACCGTTAACGGCAAGCCAGCGCTAGATCTAGTCGATCGCGATTGGTACGAAAACACTTATATCCCAGAAGTACAACAGCGCGGCGCGGCTATTATTAAAGCTCGCGGTGCTTCATCTGCCGCCTCTGCTGCCAATGCTGCAATCGCGCACATGCGTACTTGGGCGATGGGCACTGATGAGAATGATTGGGTCTCTATGGGTGTTTACTCAAACGGCGAATATGGTATCGCTAAAGGTTTGATCTACTCATTCCCATGCACTTGCAAAGATGGCGACTGGTCTATCGTTGAAGGCGTTGACGTGTCATCTGACTTCTCAAAAGAGAAGATGGCAGCGACCGAGCAAGAGCTTAGCGAAGAGCGTGATGCGGTTTCTCACTTGCTACCATAA
- a CDS encoding DUF2789 domain-containing protein: protein MLGEVDYNMNELFAQLGLDNSDEAIEKFIASNQLAKNEELKKADIWTDSQRMFLEEEWKKDAAWVEVIDELNVRLHPDA, encoded by the coding sequence ATGCTAGGTGAAGTTGACTACAATATGAACGAATTATTTGCGCAATTAGGGTTAGACAATTCAGATGAAGCTATCGAGAAATTTATCGCTAGTAATCAATTAGCAAAAAACGAAGAGTTAAAAAAGGCAGATATTTGGACGGATAGCCAGCGCATGTTTTTAGAAGAGGAATGGAAAAAAGACGCCGCTTGGGTCGAAGTCATTGATGAGCTAAATGTACGTTTGCATCCTGATGCTTGA